The sequence below is a genomic window from Acidimicrobiales bacterium.
TGCAGCACCACCGACCCCGAGCCCACCAGCGCCCGGTCCTCGATCGTGCAGCCCTCCAGGTGCACCAGATGGCCGATCACGCAGTCGGCGCCCACCAGCGTCGGCAGGCCCGGCGCCACGTGGATCACGGTGCCGTCCTGGATCGACGTGCGGGCGCCCACCACGATCGGGGCGTTGTCGGCCCGCAGCACCGTCGACGGCCACACCGACGCCTCGGGACCCAGCTCCACCAGCCCGATCAGCACCGCATCCGGGTGCACGTAGGCGTCCGGGTGGATCGTCGGCTCCAGGTCGCCCAGGGCGTAGATCACAGGCCGACCCGGCCGTAGCCACCTCGGAAGAAGATCAACGGGCCGCCTTCGTGGCCGACGCCGAGGTCGTGGACCCGGCCCAGGACGATCCAGTGGTCGCCGGCCTCGTGCACGTCCGCCAGCTCGCAGTCGATCCAGGCGAG
It includes:
- a CDS encoding flavin reductase family protein; translated protein: GHFVVNVLADDQEDVSRVFASSGADKFAGLGYRPSAASGAPVLTGALAWIDCELADVHEAGDHWIVLGRVHDLGVGHEGGPLIFFRGGYGRVGL
- a CDS encoding gamma carbonic anhydrase family protein is translated as MIYALGDLEPTIHPDAYVHPDAVLIGLVELGPEASVWPSTVLRADNAPIVVGARTSIQDGTVIHVAPGLPTLVGADCVIGHLVHLEGCTIEDRALVGSGSVVLHQAIVRTEALVGANALVPGGMEVPSRAMALGVPAKLRLDAVDPELMIDLGARSYVERSAWYRKDLRRLD